The following coding sequences lie in one Rhizobium rhododendri genomic window:
- a CDS encoding LptA/OstA family protein: MTNDCRMHFSNTGLRQAALAGAIGIFALMTAVGASAQQSTTTKMTGLNLNKDQPIQIESDKLEIHDSESNAVFTGKVNVVQGTTTMKAGKMIVFYKKKPQPDANGKPAPVAETKKPAAGNSVVSGDTDIDHILVSEKVYLTSGTQTATADNGSFDMAAQLAILKGDKVILTDGPNVFTGCMLTVHMDTGEAQLDSCGGRVQIQLDPKSKQPAAAKTN, translated from the coding sequence ATGACAAACGATTGTCGCATGCACTTTTCCAACACTGGTCTCCGTCAAGCCGCTCTGGCCGGCGCGATTGGCATTTTCGCGTTGATGACAGCGGTAGGCGCCAGCGCCCAGCAGTCGACCACCACCAAGATGACTGGCCTGAATCTCAACAAGGACCAACCGATCCAGATCGAAAGCGACAAGCTGGAAATCCATGATTCGGAAAGCAACGCCGTGTTCACCGGCAAGGTCAACGTCGTCCAGGGCACGACGACGATGAAGGCCGGGAAAATGATCGTCTTCTACAAGAAGAAGCCGCAGCCGGATGCCAACGGCAAGCCGGCACCCGTGGCCGAAACGAAGAAGCCAGCTGCGGGTAACTCGGTCGTTTCCGGAGATACCGATATCGACCACATCCTGGTGTCCGAGAAGGTCTACCTGACCTCCGGCACCCAGACCGCGACGGCTGATAATGGATCCTTCGACATGGCAGCCCAGCTCGCCATCCTCAAGGGCGACAAGGTCATCCTGACGGACGGTCCCAATGTGTTCACCGGCTGCATGCTGACAGTTCACATGGACACCGGTGAAGCTCAGCTCGACAGCTGCGGCGGCCGCGTACAGATCCAGCTCGATCCGAAGTCAAAGCAGCCTGCCGCTGCCAAGACGAACTGA
- a CDS encoding LPS export ABC transporter periplasmic protein LptC, translating to MSNTAESTGPGRQLTPELRAYDAAVANSGRVRRLKILLPIAAVIISLIFITVSVVRAYMPENISIQGASIEDGKIVMQRPAIAGRNSDGINYSMLAEKALQDIKNPNLITLKNIKAAMPVSDGVAHVTALSGDFDRAADTMKLTEPFTVTLDNGLRAEFKGAFLDIKGGSLVTQQPVAIFKGLASIVAQSLKMTDKGNVIEFDGQVKMHIDASTIHNTGS from the coding sequence ATGTCAAACACTGCCGAATCAACCGGCCCGGGCCGCCAATTGACGCCCGAACTGCGCGCCTACGACGCCGCGGTCGCCAACTCGGGACGTGTCCGCCGACTGAAAATCCTGCTGCCGATCGCAGCCGTCATCATCTCGCTGATTTTCATTACCGTCTCGGTGGTGCGCGCCTACATGCCGGAAAACATCTCGATCCAGGGCGCATCCATCGAGGACGGCAAGATCGTCATGCAGAGACCGGCGATTGCCGGGCGCAACTCCGACGGCATCAACTACTCCATGCTTGCGGAAAAAGCGCTGCAGGACATCAAGAACCCGAACTTGATAACGCTGAAAAACATCAAGGCAGCCATGCCCGTCAGCGACGGTGTCGCGCATGTCACCGCCCTTAGCGGCGACTTCGACCGTGCTGCCGATACCATGAAGCTGACGGAGCCCTTTACCGTCACGCTCGACAACGGCCTGCGTGCGGAATTCAAGGGCGCCTTCCTCGATATCAAGGGCGGATCGCTCGTTACGCAACAGCCCGTCGCAATCTTCAAAGGCCTCGCGTCAATTGTTGCACAGTCGCTCAAGATGACGGATAAGGGAAATGTAATCGAATTCGACGGACAGGTGAAAATGCACATCGATGCTTCCACCATCCACAATACGGGCAGCTAA
- the sppA gene encoding signal peptide peptidase SppA yields MESSAIADRRQLRRKLSFWRIVAVLLLVGLGFALYRFAGGELGAGRKPQIARVAITGVIQDDKELLERLKTIEDDNQVKALIVSISSPGGTTYGGERIFKAIRAVATKKPVVSDIRTMAASAGYLVAAAGDTIVAGDTSITGSIGVLLQYPQVKDLLDKLGVSMEAIKSSPMKAEPSPFHPPSDEAKAMINNMVMDSYGWFVDLVADRRKLPRDQVLKLADGSIFTGRQALANKLVDSLGGDDDIRAYLETRKVAKDLPVVDWDAPRRTSPFFLPGAAADLITLLGYGDFVKGDGAQKLLSEKLFLDGLLSVWQGDAH; encoded by the coding sequence ATGGAGAGTTCTGCAATTGCGGACCGTCGACAATTACGCCGCAAGTTAAGCTTCTGGCGCATCGTTGCAGTCCTCCTGCTGGTCGGTCTCGGCTTTGCGCTATATCGTTTTGCCGGTGGCGAACTCGGTGCCGGCCGCAAGCCGCAGATCGCTCGCGTCGCAATCACCGGCGTCATCCAGGATGATAAGGAACTTCTGGAGCGCCTGAAGACGATCGAGGACGACAACCAAGTCAAGGCACTGATCGTGTCGATTTCATCGCCGGGTGGTACCACTTATGGCGGTGAGCGCATATTCAAGGCTATCCGCGCGGTGGCTACCAAGAAGCCGGTCGTGTCCGATATCCGGACGATGGCCGCATCGGCTGGCTACCTCGTCGCCGCTGCCGGAGACACGATCGTTGCCGGCGATACGTCGATCACCGGCTCGATCGGTGTGCTCCTCCAATATCCTCAGGTCAAGGATCTGCTCGACAAACTCGGTGTCTCCATGGAGGCGATCAAGTCGTCGCCGATGAAGGCCGAGCCTTCGCCGTTTCATCCGCCGAGCGACGAGGCCAAGGCGATGATCAACAATATGGTGATGGACAGCTATGGCTGGTTCGTCGATCTCGTTGCGGATCGCCGTAAATTGCCGCGCGATCAGGTCCTGAAGCTGGCCGATGGCAGCATCTTCACCGGTCGTCAGGCGCTGGCAAACAAGCTGGTCGACAGTCTCGGCGGCGACGATGACATCCGCGCCTATCTCGAAACGCGAAAGGTCGCCAAGGACTTGCCTGTCGTCGATTGGGATGCGCCACGCCGCACATCACCATTCTTCCTGCCCGGCGCTGCGGCCGATCTCATCACATTGCTCGGTTATGGCGATTTTGTTAAGGGTGATGGCGCGCAGAAGCTGTTGTCTGAGAAGTTGTTTCTTGACGGCCTGCTTTCTGTTTGGCAGGGTGATGCGCATTGA
- a CDS encoding integration host factor subunit beta: MIKSELVQIVAARNPHLYHRDVENIVNAVLDEITDALAGGNRVELRGFGAFSVKNRPSRSGRNPRTGDTVFVEEKWVPFFKTGKELRERLNPGSHDEDDDS; this comes from the coding sequence GTGATCAAATCGGAATTGGTGCAGATCGTTGCGGCGCGAAATCCGCATCTTTATCACCGTGACGTCGAGAATATCGTCAATGCGGTCCTCGACGAGATCACGGATGCCCTGGCTGGCGGTAACCGGGTCGAGCTGCGTGGTTTCGGTGCTTTTTCGGTTAAAAACCGCCCGTCGCGCTCCGGTCGCAACCCGCGCACCGGCGATACGGTCTTCGTTGAGGAAAAATGGGTACCGTTCTTCAAGACTGGAAAGGAGCTCCGCGAGCGCCTCAATCCTGGCAGCCATGACGAAGACGACGACAGCTGA
- a CDS encoding LapA family protein: MAKKIVNLLVLLPIGIILIIFCVANRQLVTMAFNPFRPEDQVLSLSAPLFVFLFVTLILGMVIGSAATWFTQGRYRKRARTEAREAVRWQAEADRHRNRAEQIAGHLPAK, from the coding sequence ATGGCAAAGAAGATCGTCAACCTGTTGGTGCTGCTGCCGATCGGCATCATCCTCATCATCTTCTGCGTCGCCAACCGGCAGCTTGTGACGATGGCATTCAATCCGTTTCGCCCCGAAGATCAGGTCCTGTCTCTCAGCGCACCGTTATTCGTGTTCCTTTTCGTGACACTGATTCTCGGTATGGTGATCGGCTCGGCTGCGACGTGGTTCACGCAGGGGCGTTATCGTAAACGTGCCCGCACGGAAGCCCGCGAGGCCGTCCGTTGGCAGGCCGAGGCTGACCGCCATCGCAATCGCGCTGAACAGATCGCCGGCCATCTGCCGGCAAAGTGA
- a CDS encoding GNAT family N-acetyltransferase — protein MLSDIYLKARRATFTWVDPARFLLEDFATHSKGEIIFVCEDADGTIAGFIAILDADAFIHMLYIRAEWQGAGAGTALLQALPGWPRRRYRLKCLVKNKAARSFYEQRGFVVTGLGTSAEGDYNDMVFRPVTDWNL, from the coding sequence ATGCTTTCAGATATCTATCTGAAGGCTCGGCGCGCGACATTTACCTGGGTCGATCCCGCCCGCTTCCTCCTCGAAGACTTCGCCACTCACTCGAAGGGCGAAATCATTTTCGTCTGTGAGGATGCTGATGGGACGATTGCAGGGTTTATCGCTATTCTCGATGCGGACGCGTTCATCCACATGCTCTACATCCGCGCGGAATGGCAGGGCGCCGGAGCGGGAACGGCCTTGCTGCAGGCATTGCCCGGATGGCCGCGGCGACGTTACCGCCTGAAATGCCTGGTGAAGAACAAGGCTGCCCGGAGCTTTTACGAGCAAAGAGGGTTTGTCGTGACCGGCCTCGGTACATCCGCCGAGGGCGACTACAACGACATGGTGTTCAGGCCGGTTACAGACTGGAATTTGTAA
- a CDS encoding SRPBCC family protein produces MDMTGEVRISATRDAVWAALNDPQIIKQCIPRCESFERVSPTEFVALIKFRIGPLSASFHGDVKLSNINAPDSYTIEGEGRGGIAGFAKGGADVVLEADGAETILHYTARGEIGGRIAHMGSRLIDSSAKKLAQQFFDDFNAAINGKIEA; encoded by the coding sequence ATGGACATGACCGGCGAAGTGCGGATTTCCGCAACCAGAGATGCCGTGTGGGCCGCGCTCAACGACCCCCAGATCATCAAGCAGTGCATTCCACGCTGTGAAAGCTTCGAGCGGGTGTCGCCAACGGAGTTTGTCGCCCTGATCAAATTCCGCATCGGCCCGCTGTCTGCCTCGTTTCATGGGGATGTTAAGCTCTCCAACATCAATGCACCCGACAGCTACACCATCGAGGGCGAAGGCAGGGGCGGCATCGCCGGCTTTGCCAAGGGCGGCGCCGACGTGGTGCTCGAGGCAGACGGCGCGGAGACGATCCTGCACTATACAGCGCGCGGCGAGATCGGCGGCCGGATTGCCCATATGGGCTCGCGACTGATCGATTCCAGCGCCAAGAAGCTGGCCCAGCAATTCTTCGATGACTTCAACGCTGCAATCAATGGCAAGATCGAAGCTTAA
- a CDS encoding class I SAM-dependent rRNA methyltransferase: MVKQKERRPGQRSSAGPGGKAPRADAPSGRAKPYAQPARDTRPVREERPREATPRAEAARSERIAETQGGPAAAERPLLVRSGERPPERVPIILESSGAGDFHLIDMGNGLKLEQYGPYRIVRPEAQALWPPTLPASVWENADAIFTGDTEEDGMGRWRFPRAALGETWPLQLLDVDFHGRFTSFRHVGVFPEQIVHWEWMKQQIEASKRPLKVLNLFGYTGVASLVAARAGAEVTHVDASKKAIGWGRENQALGHMEKLPIRWICEDAMKFILREERRGNTYDIILTDPPKFGRGPNGEVWHLFEHLPMMLDICRQILSPDALGLVLTAYSIRASFYSIHELMRETMRGAAGVVESGELVIRETGLDGKQPGRALSTSLFSRWVPQ, translated from the coding sequence ATGGTGAAACAAAAGGAACGCCGGCCTGGACAACGGTCGAGCGCTGGCCCAGGTGGCAAAGCCCCGCGCGCGGATGCCCCGAGCGGCCGCGCCAAGCCCTATGCCCAACCTGCGCGCGACACGAGGCCGGTGCGCGAAGAGCGTCCCCGCGAGGCGACACCCCGTGCGGAAGCCGCGCGCAGTGAGCGCATCGCCGAAACCCAAGGTGGACCCGCCGCTGCTGAGCGTCCTTTGTTGGTGCGCAGCGGCGAGCGACCGCCAGAGCGCGTGCCGATCATCCTGGAATCCTCTGGCGCTGGCGATTTCCACCTCATCGACATGGGCAACGGGCTGAAGCTCGAGCAATACGGCCCCTACCGGATCGTTCGCCCCGAGGCCCAGGCGCTTTGGCCGCCGACTTTGCCTGCTTCGGTCTGGGAGAATGCCGATGCCATCTTTACCGGTGATACGGAAGAGGACGGCATGGGACGCTGGCGCTTTCCCCGCGCAGCGCTCGGCGAAACATGGCCGCTGCAACTGCTCGACGTCGATTTTCATGGCCGCTTCACGTCGTTCCGCCATGTCGGCGTCTTCCCCGAGCAGATCGTTCACTGGGAATGGATGAAACAGCAGATCGAGGCCTCGAAACGGCCGCTAAAGGTGCTGAACCTGTTCGGCTACACCGGCGTTGCCTCGCTGGTGGCAGCCCGGGCCGGTGCAGAGGTCACCCATGTCGATGCCTCCAAGAAGGCAATCGGCTGGGGTCGCGAGAACCAGGCTCTCGGTCATATGGAGAAGCTGCCGATCCGCTGGATCTGCGAGGATGCAATGAAGTTCATCCTGCGTGAGGAACGGCGCGGCAATACTTACGATATCATTCTGACCGATCCGCCGAAATTTGGCCGCGGCCCGAACGGCGAAGTCTGGCACCTTTTCGAGCATCTGCCGATGATGCTGGATATCTGCCGGCAAATCCTGTCGCCCGACGCCCTCGGCCTCGTGCTGACCGCCTATTCGATCCGCGCCAGCTTCTACTCGATCCATGAACTGATGCGCGAAACCATGCGCGGTGCCGCTGGCGTCGTCGAATCCGGCGAACTGGTCATTCGCGAGACCGGCCTCGACGGCAAGCAGCCGGGCAGGGCACTCTCCACTTCTCTTTTCAGCCGCTGGGTGCCGCAATGA
- a CDS encoding TrmH family RNA methyltransferase, with amino-acid sequence MNDDFRDTGARRVGQVKEVTSLANPIIKDIKALTDKKARQETGTFMAEGLKLVIDAIELGWTIRTLVYAKAAKGKPLVDKMAARTVASGGLVLEVNEKVLSSITRRDNPQMVVGIFDQRWRALKDIRPKAGETYVALDRVRDPGNLGTIIRTADAAGAAGVILVGETTDPFSLETVRATMGSVFAVPVTHATVDEFLVWKKNAGVSVVATHLAGAVDYRTIDYKKRPIVLLMGNEQSGLPEALATQADALARIPQQGRADSLNLAVATAVMLFEARRHVLTLSEAR; translated from the coding sequence ATGAACGACGATTTTCGCGACACGGGCGCGCGCCGGGTCGGCCAGGTCAAGGAAGTGACCTCGCTTGCCAATCCCATCATCAAGGACATCAAGGCGCTGACCGACAAGAAGGCGCGTCAGGAAACCGGTACCTTCATGGCCGAAGGCCTGAAGCTGGTGATCGACGCCATCGAGCTCGGCTGGACCATCCGCACGCTGGTTTATGCCAAGGCCGCCAAGGGCAAGCCGCTTGTCGACAAGATGGCAGCCCGCACGGTGGCCTCCGGCGGGCTCGTGCTGGAGGTCAACGAAAAGGTGCTGTCTAGCATCACCCGACGCGACAATCCGCAAATGGTCGTTGGTATCTTCGATCAGCGCTGGCGGGCCCTGAAGGACATCCGGCCTAAGGCGGGCGAGACCTATGTGGCGCTCGACCGCGTCCGCGATCCCGGCAACCTCGGCACGATCATCAGGACAGCCGATGCTGCAGGCGCCGCCGGTGTCATCCTTGTCGGCGAGACGACCGACCCGTTCTCGCTGGAAACCGTGCGCGCCACCATGGGCTCGGTGTTCGCCGTGCCCGTCACCCATGCGACGGTCGACGAATTTCTCGTCTGGAAGAAGAACGCCGGCGTTTCCGTCGTCGCCACCCATCTGGCCGGCGCCGTCGACTACCGCACCATCGATTACAAGAAGAGGCCAATCGTGTTGCTGATGGGCAACGAGCAATCCGGCCTGCCGGAAGCTCTCGCGACCCAGGCGGATGCCTTGGCGCGGATTCCTCAACAGGGACGTGCCGATTCTCTCAACCTTGCGGTGGCGACAGCCGTGATGCTGTTTGAGGCCCGCCGACATGTCCTGACGCTCAGCGAGGCAAGATGA
- the lspA gene encoding signal peptidase II — MTEVSSTAPQRQALFSRPLPILIFVVIAVILDQAIKIAVDHYLPLQQAVPVIPMLDLYRTYNLGVAFSMLSGLDGWLIVGMRLIIVVFVLYLWRHAAKDRWLAHLGFALIISGALGNLVDRFLYGHVIDYILFHTETWSFAVFNLADSFITVGAGAVILDELLLPKKPKT; from the coding sequence ATGACCGAAGTCAGCTCCACCGCACCGCAGCGGCAAGCACTGTTCTCCAGGCCGCTGCCGATCCTGATCTTCGTCGTCATCGCCGTCATACTCGATCAGGCGATCAAGATCGCCGTAGACCATTACCTGCCGCTGCAGCAGGCCGTCCCCGTCATTCCGATGCTGGATCTCTATCGCACCTACAATCTCGGCGTCGCCTTCTCCATGCTTTCGGGCCTGGACGGCTGGCTGATCGTCGGCATGCGGTTGATCATCGTGGTCTTCGTGCTCTATCTCTGGCGCCATGCCGCCAAGGATCGCTGGCTTGCCCATCTCGGTTTCGCGCTGATCATATCGGGGGCGCTTGGTAATCTGGTCGACCGTTTTCTCTACGGCCACGTCATCGACTACATCCTGTTCCACACCGAAACGTGGTCCTTTGCCGTCTTCAACCTGGCCGACAGTTTTATTACGGTCGGCGCAGGCGCCGTGATTCTCGATGAACTGCTGCTTCCGAAAAAGCCCAAAACCTAA
- a CDS encoding hybrid sensor histidine kinase/response regulator, producing the protein MNTPADLQKRLSSAFGQGLSEPPGNPAVTPVENSGSTAPDAWLSSSRLGRLWLGGAGVVAGGLLLAAGYVAGAAALAGVVGIFGLAVLFAAVIGRSVTRSAPLASAEPHASATAINDQPAQPLNFLSDIHDALGDIAVTRGLNRRILHANATFRLVTGKARPEGMTCDEIGIAFRPDDRPDHYDVEIATPQGQRIYAWRDVMMRDPASGQLRIESIARDITDQRLATREREQARLKAEHESAAKSQLLATVSHEIRTPLSGIMGMSHLIGQTGLTPAQESYLDGIRQSGQALVQLVEDLLDFSTLESGRFQIHPRAESLRRLIESVVEMLAHRAHEKGIEIGATVHSDIPELMSFDPARLRQVLFNVIGNAVKFTQRGGVLVRAAYDDGDLVITVQDSGPGMTPEEQARVFGAFEQAGDASEKSGGTGLGLTISARIVEEFGGRMSVVSERGVGSQFIVRFPVELPANQLSRNHRATMLKSSRVLLIAPDGPAATATAETIRMLGGTCRLIEAGDAGNFTLDTLMEAEGPPTDVIVDNRMAPQFLSQFADRLGVIAPGLRRIFLVTPEQRNAEEFDMFDAWLIRPLREQSLIDVLRGRMRGMERRDAINDNQPGFMTLPELPEGTGISIVLAEDDPVNAMLVRAVLTKAGHAVDVVQDVESLLDRAWHAGHSRPDIIVTDLSMPGGDGVEMLGRLRAHERRQGLSPVPVIVLTADSRDETRRAALLNGASIVLAKPADPQRLIQEVETLAAMTVDFARLS; encoded by the coding sequence ATGAACACACCGGCAGATCTCCAGAAACGTCTGTCTTCGGCCTTCGGGCAGGGCCTGAGCGAGCCGCCGGGTAACCCTGCCGTGACGCCGGTGGAGAATTCCGGATCCACTGCCCCCGACGCATGGCTCTCCTCAAGCCGTTTAGGCCGCTTATGGCTCGGCGGCGCCGGTGTTGTCGCCGGTGGCCTGTTGCTTGCCGCAGGCTACGTGGCAGGCGCGGCAGCCCTAGCGGGTGTCGTCGGTATCTTTGGTCTCGCGGTCCTGTTTGCGGCCGTCATCGGCCGGTCGGTCACCAGATCAGCACCGCTGGCGTCAGCTGAACCGCACGCAAGCGCAACTGCGATCAATGACCAGCCTGCACAGCCGCTAAATTTCTTGTCGGATATCCACGACGCCCTCGGTGATATCGCCGTCACGCGCGGTCTGAACCGCCGCATTCTCCACGCCAATGCGACGTTCCGGCTGGTGACGGGCAAGGCGCGACCCGAAGGCATGACCTGCGACGAGATCGGTATTGCCTTCCGACCGGACGACCGGCCCGATCATTACGATGTGGAGATCGCCACGCCGCAGGGGCAGCGCATCTATGCCTGGCGCGATGTGATGATGCGCGATCCCGCCTCCGGCCAGTTGCGCATCGAGAGCATTGCTCGCGACATCACCGACCAACGCCTTGCCACGCGCGAACGCGAACAGGCCCGCCTGAAGGCGGAGCATGAGAGCGCGGCAAAATCCCAGCTCCTCGCTACCGTCAGCCATGAAATCCGCACGCCACTGTCGGGAATCATGGGCATGAGCCACTTGATCGGCCAGACGGGATTGACCCCCGCGCAGGAAAGCTACCTGGATGGAATACGCCAATCGGGCCAGGCGCTGGTCCAGCTGGTCGAGGACCTGCTGGATTTTTCCACGCTCGAGAGCGGCCGTTTCCAGATCCATCCGCGCGCCGAATCACTGCGCCGGCTGATCGAGAGTGTCGTCGAGATGCTTGCCCACCGTGCCCATGAGAAGGGCATCGAGATCGGCGCGACCGTTCATTCTGACATTCCCGAGCTGATGAGCTTCGACCCCGCACGATTGCGCCAGGTTTTGTTCAACGTGATCGGCAATGCGGTCAAATTTACCCAGAGAGGCGGCGTATTGGTGCGCGCGGCCTACGACGACGGAGACTTGGTCATTACAGTTCAGGACAGCGGCCCGGGCATGACGCCCGAAGAACAAGCCCGCGTTTTCGGCGCATTCGAGCAGGCCGGCGACGCTTCGGAAAAGAGCGGCGGCACGGGCCTCGGCTTGACTATTTCCGCCCGCATAGTCGAAGAATTTGGCGGCAGGATGTCGGTCGTCAGCGAAAGAGGCGTCGGTAGCCAGTTCATCGTGCGGTTCCCGGTCGAGCTGCCCGCCAACCAGCTCAGTCGGAACCATCGTGCCACGATGCTGAAATCCTCCCGCGTGCTGCTGATTGCCCCGGACGGTCCCGCCGCCACGGCCACAGCAGAGACCATCCGCATGCTTGGCGGCACCTGCCGGCTGATCGAGGCCGGCGATGCCGGGAATTTCACGCTGGATACGCTGATGGAGGCCGAGGGGCCTCCGACGGACGTCATCGTCGACAATCGCATGGCGCCGCAATTTCTTTCCCAGTTCGCCGATCGTCTCGGTGTCATTGCGCCCGGCCTGCGCCGCATTTTCTTGGTGACGCCGGAGCAGCGCAACGCAGAGGAATTCGACATGTTCGACGCCTGGCTGATCAGGCCGTTGCGCGAGCAATCGCTGATCGACGTCTTGCGCGGCCGGATGCGCGGTATGGAGCGACGGGATGCCATCAATGACAACCAGCCCGGTTTCATGACCTTGCCCGAGCTGCCGGAGGGTACCGGAATTTCCATCGTGTTGGCCGAGGACGATCCGGTCAATGCCATGCTGGTGCGCGCTGTACTCACCAAGGCGGGGCATGCCGTCGATGTCGTGCAGGATGTCGAGAGCCTGCTCGACCGAGCCTGGCATGCCGGCCACAGTCGCCCCGACATTATCGTCACCGATCTGTCGATGCCTGGTGGCGACGGGGTCGAAATGCTGGGACGGCTGCGCGCCCACGAGCGCCGGCAGGGATTGTCGCCGGTGCCCGTCATCGTCCTGACAGCTGATAGCCGCGATGAAACCCGCCGCGCCGCGCTTTTGAACGGTGCCAGCATCGTGCTTGCAAAGCCCGCCGATCCGCAGCGGCTGATCCAGGAGGTCGAGACGCTAGCTGCAATGACGGTCGACTTCGCACGACTGTCGTAA
- a CDS encoding GNAT family N-acetyltransferase translates to MSIEMLNREVQGDTVQNIKKTSAPVTGDVFGRIGNLETRLARNEREIDAAQAVRYRVFVEEMHAQLPAEAMRLKRDVDSWDAICDHLLVLDHSIEGDTEDQIVGTYRLLRQEVAMAHGGFYSASEFATDALIARHADKQFMELGRSCVLPAYRTKRIVELLWQGNWAYALKHGMGAMFGCASFPGIRPEEHALALSFLYHNVRAQGEWAADALPSLARTMDLMPAEAINARKALMAMPPLIKGYLRLGAMVGTQAVVDHAFNTTDVLIVLPIASISDRYVNHYGAQADRFLS, encoded by the coding sequence ATGTCCATCGAAATGTTAAATCGCGAAGTTCAGGGCGACACTGTTCAAAATATCAAAAAAACGAGCGCCCCAGTGACTGGGGACGTGTTCGGCCGAATCGGTAATCTGGAAACGCGCCTTGCCCGTAACGAGCGCGAAATCGACGCTGCCCAGGCGGTGCGCTATCGCGTATTCGTCGAGGAGATGCACGCCCAGTTGCCAGCCGAGGCGATGCGCCTGAAGCGCGACGTCGATAGCTGGGATGCTATCTGCGATCATCTGCTGGTGCTCGATCATTCCATCGAAGGCGATACCGAGGACCAGATTGTCGGCACGTACCGGCTACTGCGGCAGGAAGTCGCCATGGCCCACGGTGGTTTCTACTCCGCTTCGGAATTTGCCACCGATGCCCTGATCGCCCGTCATGCGGACAAGCAGTTCATGGAACTCGGCCGCTCCTGCGTGCTGCCGGCCTATCGCACAAAACGGATCGTCGAGCTCTTGTGGCAGGGCAATTGGGCCTACGCGCTGAAACACGGCATGGGCGCCATGTTCGGCTGCGCTTCCTTCCCAGGCATACGGCCTGAAGAGCATGCGCTGGCTTTGTCTTTCCTCTACCACAACGTGCGTGCCCAAGGTGAATGGGCGGCAGACGCGCTTCCCTCGCTCGCCCGCACAATGGACCTGATGCCGGCCGAGGCGATCAATGCACGCAAAGCGCTGATGGCGATGCCGCCGCTGATCAAGGGATATCTTCGCCTCGGTGCGATGGTGGGCACGCAGGCCGTTGTCGATCATGCCTTCAATACCACCGATGTGCTGATCGTGCTGCCGATCGCCAGCATTTCCGATCGCTATGTCAACCACTACGGCGCGCAGGCGGATCGCTTCCTGAGCTAG
- a CDS encoding alpha/beta fold hydrolase — MRTVVAGVLDIAYYETGRVDGAPVILLHGFPYDPHAYEAVAERLAAAGKRCIVPFLRGYGATRFLDPDTPRSGEQAALGADLLALMDALSIPSAVLAGYDWGGRAACIVAALWPDRVRGLVSGGTGYNIQNIARSVEPDTPEAEYRFWYQYYFHSERGRIGLAADRRGLCRLLWRLWSPTWSFDEETFARSASAFDNPDFVATVIHSYRHRFGLVAGDPAYAEIERHLAAQPAIATPTIVLQGGDDGVDPPSPADAVHLHFTGPYERLVLPGAGHNLPQEAPEAFADAVLAVG; from the coding sequence ATGAGAACTGTAGTCGCCGGCGTTCTGGACATCGCCTACTACGAAACGGGCCGCGTCGACGGAGCGCCCGTCATACTCCTCCACGGATTTCCCTACGACCCCCATGCCTATGAGGCTGTAGCCGAGCGGCTGGCGGCAGCCGGAAAGCGCTGTATCGTACCCTTTTTGCGCGGCTATGGCGCAACCCGCTTTCTCGATCCGGACACGCCGCGCTCAGGCGAACAGGCAGCGCTCGGTGCCGATCTGCTGGCCCTGATGGATGCGCTGTCGATCCCGTCGGCAGTTCTTGCGGGCTATGATTGGGGCGGTCGCGCAGCCTGCATCGTCGCAGCACTTTGGCCTGACCGGGTGCGGGGACTGGTCAGCGGCGGGACCGGATACAACATCCAGAACATCGCCAGATCTGTGGAACCGGACACGCCGGAGGCGGAATACCGGTTCTGGTACCAGTATTACTTTCACAGCGAACGCGGCAGGATTGGGCTGGCCGCCGACCGGCGAGGTCTCTGCCGGCTGCTTTGGCGTCTGTGGTCGCCGACTTGGTCCTTCGACGAGGAGACGTTCGCCCGCAGCGCTTCCGCCTTCGACAATCCCGATTTTGTCGCTACCGTGATCCATTCCTATCGCCACCGGTTCGGTCTCGTTGCGGGTGACCCCGCCTACGCGGAGATCGAGCGGCATCTCGCGGCCCAACCGGCCATCGCGACGCCGACCATCGTCCTGCAAGGCGGCGACGATGGAGTAGACCCGCCGAGCCCGGCAGACGCGGTCCATCTTCATTTCACCGGGCCGTACGAGCGATTGGTCTTGCCCGGCGCCGGCCACAACCTGCCGCAGGAGGCGCCTGAGGCTTTTGCGGACGCAGTGCTGGCGGTCGGCTAG